The Pedobacter ginsengisoli region AATGGACCTAAATTGGAAGTGAATATAATTGATACTGGTATGGGAATCAGTGCTGATCAGCAAGCGAACCTGTTTTCTAAATATTATCAAACGAATTCCTCTAAAGGTAAAACGGGTACGGGACTGGGACTCTATATCTGTAAACAGTTTGTAGAACTACAGGGAGGAAAAATAAGTGTAAAGAGTGTTGAAAAAGTAGGGAGTACTTTTAGTTTTTACATTCCATATGTAGAAAATGTAAACAATGGGGAAACAGTCGTAAATCAAACTCCAGAAGACCCACTTTCGCTATTAAATGGAATAACTATACTTGCTGTTGATGACAATGATTTAAATCTAAAATTTCTTAAAATGATGACGCAAAAATGGAATGTTAAATTCTATAGCGCAGGAAATGGAAAAGAAGCACTAGATGTTCTCAATAAAGAAAATGTAACAGTGGTTTTAACAGATATTCAGATGCCGGAAATGGATGGATATGAGCTTCTGCAATCAATTAAGAAACTACCTGCTCCACAAAATAAACTACCGATAATAGTCATTAGTGCAAGCCCTGAGGAATTTGAAATGAATAAAATCCTAACCAAAGGGTTTTCCGGTATAGTTAGTAAACCGTTTATAGAGGCGGGCTTAATTGAGCAGATAGTTAAAGCTTTAAAGGGGTAGGTTTAATGCCTACCACCTTTTTCATTTCTTTTATCATGTTTGTTGTTATCCCTTGCCTCACGAGACTTGTTTTTGTTGTTTACAGGTCTGGCCTGTCTAATGCTTCTACCGTCTCTAATTGCTACTTGTTTTCCTTTATAACCTTTGTATTTGCTGTATTCTTTAACATGCACTTTATGCGACAAATAAGGCTTAGGCGAGTTAATTACAACTTTGTAGCTATTGTACAAATCATAGGTCCTATACCTTGATGGCAAACTATTATTGAATGTCCATTTTCCATTATTTAGATAAATATATTGTTTATTTGGTACATTGTAATAAGCATCTATATCAGGTAGATAATAATAATCAACATGATCATAACCAACCGGTCCCCATTGTGGTTGTGAACCGATATTTATATTTACACTTACTTGTGCTTTAGTGTTTATGCTGCTTAACGAAGCTACTCCGAAAGCTACAGCCAAAAGTATTCTTTTCATTTTGTGCGATTTTATTTGATCTGGATAGAGCAATGAATATACCGAAGACTAAAATAAAGCGTATGTAATCTGCCGGATCTTATTATTTACCGACCGAAAGCAAGAATATACCGACAAAATCAATCAAATAATCTTCTATATTCGTTGTAAAATCTTTAACCTGGAAAACATCAGATGAGAACTCCTGTCCTAACTTTGCTACTTTTAATATTTGCGTTAATCACCAATGCCCAGTCTACTTATGTAAGGCTCATTACCAATAAGGGAAACATTACCCTGCTTCTATACGATAAGACGCCTAAACATAGAGATATGTTTCTGCAAGCAATTAAAAAGGGACTTTATAATAAGGCTCAGTTTAATCGTGTCATAAAATCTTTCGTAAGTCAGGGAGGGGAACTGGACGAAACTATTCTCGAAAGAGAAAAATTACATCCTGAATTACCAATACAACGGTTAGCTGCTGAGATAACTCCAATATTGTTTCATAAAAAAGGAGCCCTTGGAGCTGGAAGGAATGATAATCCAGAGAAGAGTTCCTATTTTAGCCAAATATATCTAGTTGTAGGTAAGCCACAAACAGATGAACAGCTTGATGCATTGGAAAAGAAGAAAGACATCAAATTTTCACCATCACAACGAACTACTTACAAAACACTTGGAGGGACACCCCATTTAGATAATGATTATACCATTTTTGGTGAAATCATAGAGGGAATGGATGTTGCCGACGCAATTAATAACGTAACAACAAACAGAAATGATCTTCCTTTAGTGCCTGTAACTTTTAAAGCCGTCGTGCTATCAAAAAAAGAAGTGCAAAAACTTAATAAAGCCCGACTATGAAAGTAGTGCTCTTTAGTATGCTGCTTTTAGTACTGAGCTTCCAAAAGCCTACAATTGATAACGATAAAGGCAGATGGAAACCCTATTACATAGATGCTGTACCGGCCGTTATGGCTACCGATTGGAAACTGCCATTTGATGTAAGTGACAGAAAAGACATAAAGCAAATCAAGATAATCAGCATATTCGGAGATCACCGGGATAGTTTTTATAAAGGTCATATACACACCGCTATAGACATTAATCCGTTAAAATCTAAAACAAGTTTGGTAAGTGTCTATCCAATAGCCAATGGGGTTGTGTGTTCTGTACATTTAGCAGAAAATCAGCAGACTATAGTAATAAGGCATAAACTTACAGATGGTAAAGAGATCTTTACTTCTTACAAACACCTAAAAGAGGTTTATGTTGGTCAGGGGCAGCCGGTAACCCTACAAACAAAACTAGCCCGCCTCTTTACAAAACAAGAATCGAAAAAATATGGAGGAGACTATCATCATCTTCACCTCGAGATCCGTAAAAGCTTTGACGATTACGGTTGTGCTAGTTGGTTAACAATGAATCAAAAACAACTCAATCAACGTTTTTATAACCCATTAATCTTTTTAAAAACAAAATTAAAAAATTAGCCTGCCAGTTGGTATATTTAGTAGTAACTAATTAAATAAATCGTATGGATGCACATGAATTAAGAATTGGAAACATTG contains the following coding sequences:
- a CDS encoding peptidylprolyl isomerase — its product is MRTPVLTLLLLIFALITNAQSTYVRLITNKGNITLLLYDKTPKHRDMFLQAIKKGLYNKAQFNRVIKSFVSQGGELDETILEREKLHPELPIQRLAAEITPILFHKKGALGAGRNDNPEKSSYFSQIYLVVGKPQTDEQLDALEKKKDIKFSPSQRTTYKTLGGTPHLDNDYTIFGEIIEGMDVADAINNVTTNRNDLPLVPVTFKAVVLSKKEVQKLNKARL
- a CDS encoding M23 family metallopeptidase yields the protein MKVVLFSMLLLVLSFQKPTIDNDKGRWKPYYIDAVPAVMATDWKLPFDVSDRKDIKQIKIISIFGDHRDSFYKGHIHTAIDINPLKSKTSLVSVYPIANGVVCSVHLAENQQTIVIRHKLTDGKEIFTSYKHLKEVYVGQGQPVTLQTKLARLFTKQESKKYGGDYHHLHLEIRKSFDDYGCASWLTMNQKQLNQRFYNPLIFLKTKLKN